The proteins below are encoded in one region of Flavobacterium sp. IMCC34852:
- a CDS encoding DUF4270 domain-containing protein: MFKKAYVQKILFGLIALSLFAACDKDFNELGTDIVGDDHFGFERYTGATIKAYNQKLGPISSNNLPINPLGFYTNPAFGTTQANFVTQVELDSENPTFNNVDPDDYDVNPTVIDSVILDIPYFSTLKSTDENDHKTYELDSIYGDVTSKFKLSIYQSNYFLRDLDPNQSFAATQLFYNDKDAEIDGYKIPVLLNDAPLVDNNEDGHENTQFYFDKREHRTTALNDDGEEVETRFAPSMRLHLSKAVFTNLLLNAPSGQLVNNSVFKNYFRGLYFKVENGNPGHMAMINFLGGKITVYYNEDKETTTNGVTTYEREFKTLKMSMTGNTVSLLNNSNENADYLSATANTTAEASKLYVKGGQGSIAVIDVFGPDADNNGIADEIEVIKANGWLINEANLTFYVDRTAMSDPKTIEPTRIFLYDLNNKSILIDHTYDFSTSSSPKYNKYVHGGILEVEDVENGRGIKYKIRITNHVRNLVSNDSTNVRLGLSVTESINNVGFSKLKTANSNTDSAPSMSVLSPLGTVLYGTNPAVPDDKRLKLEIYYTKPD, encoded by the coding sequence ATGTTTAAAAAAGCGTACGTACAAAAGATTTTATTTGGGCTGATTGCCCTTTCCTTATTCGCCGCATGTGACAAAGATTTCAATGAATTAGGTACTGATATTGTTGGAGATGACCATTTTGGTTTTGAAAGATATACCGGGGCTACTATCAAAGCTTACAATCAAAAATTAGGACCGATATCATCTAATAATTTACCCATTAATCCTTTAGGGTTTTATACGAATCCGGCTTTTGGGACTACCCAAGCCAATTTTGTGACTCAGGTTGAATTAGATTCTGAGAATCCTACTTTTAACAATGTTGATCCCGATGATTATGATGTAAATCCAACAGTAATTGACAGTGTGATTTTAGATATTCCTTATTTCAGCACCTTAAAAAGTACTGATGAAAATGATCACAAAACATACGAGTTAGATTCTATTTACGGTGATGTTACTTCAAAATTCAAATTGAGCATTTATCAATCGAATTATTTTTTGAGGGATTTAGACCCTAATCAATCATTTGCAGCAACACAATTGTTCTACAATGATAAAGATGCGGAGATAGATGGGTATAAAATTCCGGTTTTGTTGAATGACGCACCGCTTGTTGACAACAATGAAGATGGTCATGAAAACACCCAATTTTATTTTGACAAAAGGGAACACAGAACAACTGCTTTAAATGATGACGGTGAAGAAGTTGAGACCCGATTTGCGCCTTCTATGAGGCTGCATTTGAGCAAAGCGGTTTTCACGAATTTGCTTTTAAATGCACCAAGCGGACAATTGGTCAACAATAGTGTTTTTAAAAATTATTTCAGAGGACTTTATTTTAAGGTAGAAAACGGAAACCCGGGTCATATGGCCATGATTAATTTTTTGGGTGGAAAAATCACAGTTTATTACAATGAAGATAAAGAGACTACCACCAATGGCGTAACCACTTATGAAAGAGAGTTTAAAACACTCAAGATGAGCATGACCGGAAATACGGTTAGTTTACTCAACAATTCCAACGAAAATGCCGATTATTTATCGGCTACAGCCAACACCACAGCTGAAGCTTCTAAGTTATACGTAAAAGGCGGACAAGGATCAATTGCAGTGATTGACGTTTTTGGTCCGGATGCCGATAACAACGGTATAGCCGATGAGATAGAAGTCATTAAGGCTAATGGTTGGTTAATCAACGAAGCTAATCTGACTTTCTATGTGGACAGAACCGCGATGTCTGACCCAAAAACCATTGAGCCAACCCGTATCTTTTTGTATGATTTGAATAATAAAAGTATTTTAATTGACCATACTTACGATTTTAGTACAAGTTCAAGTCCTAAATACAACAAATATGTACACGGCGGGATTTTAGAGGTAGAAGACGTTGAAAACGGTAGAGGAATTAAATACAAAATCAGAATCACCAACCACGTCAGAAATTTGGTTTCAAATGACTCGACGAATGTAAGACTGGGACTTTCTGTCACAGAAAGTATTAATAATGTTGGATTTTCTAAATTGAAAACCGCTAACAGCAATACAGATAGCGCTCCGAGTATGTCGGTATTGAGTCCGCTGGGAACTGTATTATACGGAACCAATCCGGCCGTACCGGATGATAAAAGATTAAAACTTGAAATTTATTACACCAAACCTGATTAA
- a CDS encoding G-D-S-L family lipolytic protein, with translation MIKNFKWLLLVSLTFVACNSDEEPFVDPNSTDGTPLTAGTADFSKYVSLGNSLTAGYSDNALFYAGQDSSYPNILASQFALVGGGEFTIPYMSDNTGGLLLGGTQIAGTRLYFNGTGPVPVPGTPTTDITNVLSGPFNNMGVPGAKSFHLLAPGYGNVAGVLSGQANPYFVRFASSPSTTVLADALAQNPTFFSLWIGNNDVLAYATSGGSGTNQTGNLNPATYGPNDITDPNVFANVYNTLVDQLTANGAKGVVANLPYVTTIPYFTTVPYNPVPLDAATAGQLNAGFAAYNNGLLFAQSNGLLTAAEVARRTITFSASSTNALLITDSYLTNLTSFGIPSLRQATSEDLIVLPARSFIGTTVGGNPAQVNGVSVPLADNWVLTKDEIQEVRVATDAYNATIESIANAKGLAFVNANALQTQIANGGITANNFTITSAYVTGGGFSLDGVHPSPRGYALIANKFLEAINATYGSNFKGVNVGLYRILYPMDPLNF, from the coding sequence ATGATAAAAAATTTCAAATGGCTACTGTTGGTTTCTCTAACCTTTGTAGCATGTAACAGTGATGAAGAGCCTTTTGTTGATCCTAATTCAACAGACGGAACACCGCTCACTGCAGGAACAGCCGATTTTTCTAAATACGTTTCCCTAGGAAACTCTTTAACAGCCGGTTACTCTGACAACGCTTTGTTTTATGCAGGGCAAGACAGTTCTTATCCGAACATTTTAGCCAGTCAATTTGCATTAGTTGGCGGTGGTGAATTTACAATTCCCTACATGTCTGACAATACAGGAGGTTTGTTGCTTGGCGGAACTCAAATTGCCGGAACAAGATTATACTTTAACGGAACAGGACCGGTTCCGGTACCGGGGACGCCTACTACTGATATAACCAATGTGCTTTCAGGACCATTCAACAATATGGGTGTTCCGGGAGCCAAAAGTTTTCACTTACTAGCACCCGGATATGGTAATGTAGCCGGGGTTTTAAGCGGTCAAGCCAATCCTTATTTCGTGCGTTTTGCTTCCAGTCCGAGTACGACTGTTTTAGCAGATGCATTGGCACAGAACCCAACCTTCTTCTCACTTTGGATAGGAAACAATGACGTCTTGGCTTACGCCACGTCGGGAGGTTCGGGAACCAATCAAACCGGAAATTTAAACCCGGCAACTTATGGGCCTAATGATATTACAGATCCTAATGTGTTTGCCAACGTGTATAATACTTTGGTAGATCAATTAACCGCTAACGGCGCTAAAGGTGTTGTAGCCAATCTTCCTTATGTAACTACTATTCCTTATTTTACAACAGTACCATATAATCCGGTACCGCTTGACGCCGCTACAGCAGGCCAATTAAATGCCGGTTTTGCGGCCTACAACAATGGTTTGTTATTCGCACAGTCAAACGGTTTATTAACTGCGGCAGAAGTGGCCAGAAGAACCATTACATTCTCTGCTTCAAGTACAAATGCTTTATTGATAACAGATAGTTATTTAACGAACTTAACTTCTTTCGGAATTCCATCTCTGAGACAAGCGACCAGCGAAGATTTAATTGTATTGCCGGCCAGATCCTTTATCGGTACCACAGTAGGCGGAAACCCTGCTCAAGTGAATGGTGTATCGGTTCCTTTAGCGGACAATTGGGTTTTGACAAAAGACGAAATTCAAGAAGTTAGAGTGGCGACCGATGCTTACAATGCTACTATTGAATCAATTGCTAATGCCAAAGGTCTTGCTTTTGTAAATGCCAATGCCCTTCAGACGCAAATTGCTAACGGCGGAATAACAGCTAATAATTTCACCATTACTTCGGCTTATGTAACCGGAGGCGGTTTCTCTCTTGATGGTGTTCACCCAAGCCCAAGAGGATACGCCTTAATTGCTAATAAATTTTTGGAAGCTATCAACGCCACTTACGGGTCAAACTTCAAAGGCGTTAATGTTGGTTTATACCGAATCTTATACCCAATGGATCCGCTTAATTTCTAA
- the glmS gene encoding glutamine--fructose-6-phosphate transaminase (isomerizing), which translates to MCGIVGYIGYREAYPIVIKGLKRLEYRGYDSAGIMLCDGNELHIAKTKGKVSDLEEKSKDLASSKATIGMGHTRWATHGVPNDVNSHPHVSNSGNLVIIHNGIIENYEPLKKELLKRGYTFTSDTDTEVLINLIEEVKKKENLKLGKAVQVALNQVVGAYAICVFDKEKPDEIVVARLGSPLAIGVGQDEFFIASDASPFIEYTSNAIYLEDEEMAIVRLHKPLKIRKIKDDTLVDPYIQELQMNLEQIEKGGYDHFMLKEIYEQPNVIKDTYRGRLLANQGIIQMAGVEDNIEKFLHAQRILIVACGTSWHAGLVAEYIFEEFTRIPVEVEYASEFRYRNPIINANDVVIAISQSGETADTLAAIKLAKEKGAFVFGVCNVVGSSISRETHAGAYTHAGPEIGVASTKAFTTQITVLTMIALRLAKAKGTLTNSDFHRYLQELEVIPEKVKEALETNDKAKEIAIKFKDAPNCLYLGRGYNFPVALEGALKLKEISYIHAEGYPAAEMKHGPIALIDEQMPVVVIAPKQGHYDKVVSNIQEIKSRSGKIIAVVTKGDTQVKELADHVIEIPETSDALSPLITTIPLQLLSYHIAVLRGCNVDQPRNLAKSVTVE; encoded by the coding sequence ATGTGTGGAATTGTAGGCTATATTGGTTACAGAGAAGCGTATCCAATAGTAATTAAAGGGCTAAAAAGATTAGAGTACAGAGGTTATGACAGCGCCGGAATTATGCTTTGCGATGGGAATGAGCTCCATATTGCCAAAACCAAAGGAAAAGTATCAGACCTTGAAGAGAAATCAAAAGATTTAGCTTCTTCCAAAGCTACTATTGGTATGGGACATACGCGTTGGGCCACTCACGGTGTTCCCAATGATGTTAACTCACATCCTCATGTTTCTAATTCAGGAAATTTAGTAATTATCCACAACGGAATCATAGAAAACTATGAGCCTTTGAAAAAGGAATTGCTTAAAAGAGGCTACACTTTTACTTCAGATACAGATACCGAAGTTTTAATCAACTTAATTGAAGAAGTTAAGAAAAAGGAAAACCTAAAGTTAGGCAAAGCGGTGCAAGTCGCCCTAAATCAAGTAGTCGGAGCTTATGCGATTTGTGTTTTTGATAAAGAAAAACCGGATGAGATTGTGGTGGCTCGATTGGGAAGTCCATTGGCTATAGGTGTTGGACAAGATGAGTTTTTTATTGCTTCCGATGCTTCTCCTTTTATAGAATACACCTCGAATGCAATTTATTTAGAAGACGAAGAGATGGCAATCGTACGGTTACACAAGCCACTTAAAATCAGAAAAATTAAAGATGATACATTAGTTGATCCTTATATACAAGAGCTTCAAATGAATTTGGAGCAAATTGAAAAAGGGGGTTATGACCATTTTATGCTCAAAGAAATTTATGAGCAACCTAATGTTATTAAAGATACCTACCGCGGAAGACTATTGGCCAATCAAGGAATTATCCAAATGGCCGGTGTAGAAGATAATATTGAAAAATTCTTGCATGCACAAAGAATATTGATTGTAGCCTGCGGAACTTCATGGCACGCCGGTTTGGTAGCTGAGTATATTTTTGAAGAATTTACGAGAATTCCGGTAGAAGTAGAATATGCTTCGGAGTTTAGATACAGAAACCCGATAATCAATGCTAACGATGTAGTGATTGCCATTTCGCAATCGGGTGAAACAGCCGATACTTTAGCCGCTATCAAGTTGGCCAAAGAAAAAGGGGCTTTTGTTTTTGGAGTTTGTAATGTAGTAGGTTCTTCCATTTCCAGAGAAACGCATGCCGGAGCTTACACGCATGCCGGTCCGGAAATAGGAGTAGCTTCAACCAAGGCTTTTACCACGCAAATTACAGTCTTAACCATGATTGCGCTTCGTTTGGCTAAAGCCAAAGGAACGTTGACCAATTCTGATTTCCATCGCTATTTACAAGAATTAGAAGTAATTCCTGAAAAAGTAAAAGAAGCCTTGGAAACCAACGACAAAGCCAAAGAAATAGCCATCAAGTTTAAAGATGCGCCCAATTGTCTTTACTTAGGAAGAGGATACAATTTTCCGGTAGCTTTAGAAGGCGCTCTAAAATTAAAAGAGATATCATACATTCATGCTGAAGGGTATCCTGCAGCCGAAATGAAACACGGACCGATTGCACTAATTGATGAACAAATGCCGGTTGTGGTTATTGCGCCTAAACAAGGTCATTATGACAAAGTGGTTAGTAATATTCAGGAAATTAAGTCCAGAAGCGGCAAAATTATCGCCGTAGTGACTAAAGGAGATACCCAAGTAAAAGAATTAGCCGATCACGTAATCGAAATTCCGGAAACCTCTGATGCGTTATCGCCATTAATTACCACAATACCATTACAATTATTGTCTTATCACATCGCTGTATTAAGAGGTTGCAATGTTGATCAACCCAGAAATTTGGCAAAATCAGTAACAGTAGAATAA
- a CDS encoding TonB-dependent receptor domain-containing protein has product MKIYLFILSLFFCGLSYSQTSISGSVKDSKDQPIPGANVKVAGESAGTVTDSNGNFTLTTTKKPPFDLEVSSVGYGSSTVSVTSNNQNVTVSLTEQETQLDEIVVSASRAPEKVRESPVTIERMTIRDIKKSASPTFYDGLENLKEVHMNTSSMSFKSINTRGFATVSNNRFMQLVDGMDNSSPLLNFVLGNLIGVSEIDVANVELLPGASSALYGANAFNGILFMNSKNPFKYQGISAYVKYGSTNQRAAGSNDYRDYGIRAAHKFNDYFAAKANFTYMKGTEWYATDYEDYGAPGRDRSHHNYNGLNVYGDEVSTNIRGVALGMLNAGVITPAQYTVFNAILPNENVSRTGYNEVDLTDNEVRNAKIDFSLHLRPFGNEKLEVIWQSKFGFGNTVYQGANRYYLNGFFMQQHKLELAGKNFFLRGYFTTEHGGQSYDMRFTGINVNRAWKPDATWFGQYAATYVQSTLGGATPTQAHGLARGAADTGRLIPGTPEFQSAFNSVIANPDVLSGSKLVDNSKIYHSDGNYNFKDLVKFAEIQVGGSYRLYDLNSFGRIYTDTEEFGGIDYDEYGAYTQVMKKFMDDRLKFTGSIRYDKSQNFDGSYSPRVSLVYSAGQNKNHIFRGSFQTGFRNPTTQDQYIGFNVGNAVLIGSAPDNLLRYSETLPVNTVAGQAFAGGATTVMNGEDAYYNSYTSSSVLQFSALAGTDPVAAAALLRRTNVDLVKPETVKAFELGYRGEVKGFSYDINGYYNIYNDFIGNITVVSPFYGTAQDSPSFTAGPTDPGFQTLHALTNGNTRNYQLYTNTDIEIKSIGFGVGVSKKVFKDFELGANYNYAEFDFDQAKDPSFEAGFNTPKHRVKATLSNDKLFKNFGFNISGRWSDEYLWQSTFADGIIEEATVIDAQISYGIPSLKSTFKLGATNLGGKEYKQVLGAGAIGQQYFVSLTINP; this is encoded by the coding sequence ATGAAGATTTATTTATTTATCCTTTCATTGTTTTTTTGCGGCCTTAGTTATTCGCAAACTTCAATTTCCGGTTCGGTAAAAGACAGTAAAGACCAACCCATTCCGGGAGCCAACGTTAAAGTGGCTGGAGAAAGTGCCGGAACCGTTACAGACAGTAATGGAAATTTCACTTTGACGACTACCAAAAAACCACCTTTTGATCTTGAAGTGTCAAGCGTAGGTTATGGTTCGTCAACGGTAAGTGTTACTTCTAACAACCAAAATGTAACCGTTTCTTTAACAGAACAAGAAACACAATTAGACGAGATAGTGGTATCAGCTTCAAGAGCTCCGGAGAAAGTCAGAGAATCTCCCGTGACTATTGAGAGAATGACTATCAGAGACATTAAAAAATCAGCTTCTCCGACTTTTTATGACGGTTTGGAAAATCTGAAAGAGGTTCATATGAATACCAGTAGTATGTCGTTTAAATCTATCAATACTCGTGGATTTGCCACGGTTTCTAACAATCGTTTCATGCAATTGGTAGATGGTATGGATAATTCTTCACCATTGTTAAATTTTGTTTTAGGAAACCTTATTGGAGTATCAGAAATTGATGTGGCCAATGTGGAGCTTCTTCCCGGAGCTTCTTCCGCATTATATGGTGCGAATGCATTCAATGGAATTCTATTTATGAACAGTAAAAATCCATTCAAATACCAAGGGATTTCGGCTTATGTTAAATATGGTTCAACCAATCAAAGAGCAGCCGGTTCTAATGACTACAGAGATTACGGAATTAGAGCGGCCCATAAGTTCAACGACTATTTCGCTGCCAAAGCCAATTTCACTTACATGAAAGGTACAGAATGGTATGCTACTGATTATGAAGATTACGGTGCGCCGGGCAGAGACAGAAGCCATCACAATTATAACGGTTTGAATGTTTATGGTGATGAGGTTTCTACTAACATCAGAGGGGTAGCTTTAGGAATGTTAAATGCAGGGGTTATTACTCCGGCACAGTATACCGTTTTCAATGCTATTTTGCCTAATGAAAATGTATCAAGAACAGGATACAATGAAGTTGACTTAACAGACAACGAAGTGAGAAATGCTAAAATTGATTTCTCATTGCACTTAAGACCTTTCGGAAACGAAAAATTGGAAGTAATCTGGCAAAGTAAATTCGGATTCGGAAATACCGTTTACCAAGGAGCCAACAGGTATTACTTAAACGGCTTCTTTATGCAACAACACAAATTAGAGTTGGCGGGTAAAAACTTCTTCTTGAGAGGTTACTTCACTACCGAGCACGGCGGTCAGTCTTATGACATGAGATTTACAGGAATTAATGTGAATAGAGCCTGGAAGCCGGATGCAACTTGGTTCGGACAATATGCGGCTACTTATGTACAATCTACTTTAGGTGGTGCTACTCCAACCCAAGCACATGGTCTTGCAAGAGGTGCTGCTGATACCGGAAGATTAATCCCGGGAACACCGGAATTCCAAAGCGCATTCAATTCGGTGATTGCAAATCCGGATGTGTTATCAGGGTCTAAATTAGTTGATAATTCTAAAATTTATCATTCTGATGGTAACTACAACTTTAAAGATTTAGTAAAATTTGCTGAAATTCAAGTTGGAGGTTCTTACAGATTGTATGATTTGAACTCATTCGGAAGAATCTATACAGATACAGAAGAATTCGGAGGGATTGATTATGATGAGTACGGAGCTTACACTCAAGTGATGAAAAAATTCATGGATGACCGTTTGAAATTTACCGGATCAATCCGTTATGATAAGAGTCAAAACTTTGACGGTAGCTACTCGCCAAGAGTTTCCTTAGTATACAGCGCCGGTCAAAATAAAAACCACATTTTCAGAGGATCATTCCAAACAGGTTTCCGTAATCCAACTACACAAGATCAATACATTGGGTTTAACGTAGGTAACGCAGTACTTATTGGTTCTGCTCCTGATAACTTGTTAAGATATTCTGAAACACTTCCTGTTAATACTGTTGCAGGTCAGGCATTTGCCGGTGGTGCTACCACGGTGATGAATGGTGAAGATGCTTATTACAACTCTTATACTTCTTCTTCAGTATTGCAATTTTCAGCTTTGGCAGGAACAGATCCTGTAGCGGCTGCAGCTTTGTTAAGAAGAACAAATGTGGACTTGGTTAAACCGGAAACCGTAAAAGCATTTGAATTAGGATACCGAGGTGAAGTAAAAGGATTCTCTTATGACATCAACGGATACTATAATATCTACAATGATTTTATCGGAAATATTACAGTTGTTTCTCCGTTCTACGGAACCGCTCAAGATTCACCAAGCTTTACAGCAGGGCCAACAGATCCGGGCTTCCAAACGTTACACGCTTTAACTAACGGAAATACCAGAAACTACCAATTGTATACCAATACCGATATTGAAATCAAATCTATTGGTTTTGGGGTAGGCGTGTCTAAAAAAGTATTTAAAGACTTTGAATTAGGAGCCAACTATAATTATGCTGAGTTTGATTTTGATCAAGCCAAAGACCCAAGTTTTGAAGCCGGTTTCAATACACCGAAACACAGAGTCAAAGCCACTTTAAGCAATGACAAATTATTCAAAAACTTTGGGTTTAATATCAGCGGAAGATGGTCAGATGAGTATTTATGGCAATCTACATTCGCAGACGGTATTATTGAAGAAGCAACGGTTATTGATGCTCAAATCAGCTACGGAATCCCAAGCTTGAAATCAACTTTCAAATTAGGAGCTACTAATTTAGGAGGAAAAGAATACAAACAAGTTTTAGGTGCCGGAGCTATTGGTCAACAATACTTTGTGTCATTAACAATCAATCCATAA